Within the Sulfurospirillum barnesii SES-3 genome, the region GCTGATGTGCCCAAAACCAAAGAGACCAATGGTTTTACCGCTCAGTTCTCGTCCACCATTTGGCTTCCAAATACCTTGCTTTAAGAGTGTGGTGGAGATGTGAAGGTTACGAATGAGTGAGAGCATAAAGCTTAGGGTGATCTCTGCAACGGAGTTGGCGTTCGTACCTCCACTCCATCCCAGAGCAATGCCTCTTTTTTTCATCGCTTCCACATCAAGATTGTCCAGTCCCACGCCATAGCGAGAGAGGATTTTCAACGAAGGTGTGTGCGCTAAAATAGCCTCATCAATGACCTCTCGTCCTACTATCGCCCCTTCAACGTCCTCTAAAAAAGCGATGATGTCTGTGGGGGTTTTCAAGGCATTATCGGCATTAAGGCGTACATCGCTAAAGTGTGCTTTAAGCTCTGCGACCAACTCAGATGAGCGGGAAAATAAAGGAGAGAGAACAGCAATTTTCATAGTATTTCCTTTTTACATGTAACAATATAATATTATTTTACACAATGAATTTGAAAAACGATGAAGAAGATTAAAGATAACATTATAGAATAAGAGGATTTTTTAAATATAAGTTTATGAGGGAGAGATAAAAGAGCATCTTAACTCTCTTTTATCTCTGGTAAAACATTTAAGCGTTTAGTTTTTTGGTCGTATCTTTGATAGCCGTTTTGATGATTTCCCACTTGGTTTCAAATGTTTTTTTCATTGAATCAAACGTGCTTTCTGTTGATTTTGACAGCTCTTCTAATTTGGCTTTGCCTTCTTCTACTTTTTCTTCAAACGCTTTAATATTGTTGTTAATACTGATTTTTGCATCAGCCGTTGCGGAGGATGCTTTTGCTCTAAAAAGCTCAATTTGTGCTTTCCATTCATTGATTTCTGATTGGATTTTTTGTATGTAGAGTTCTTTGTCACTCATAATATAGCCTTTCTTATTTTTTTAATCCTGTGTTATAAAACACGCCTACCTTGAATAATTCTTGCAAGCACTACAATAAGTGCTATGACCAAAAGAAGGTGGATGAATCCTCCCATGGTATAACTTGTCACAAGACCGAGTGCCCACATAATAATGAGTAAAAGAGCAATGGTGTATAACATGAGAGTCTCCTTGATTAATTTTTCAATGACGCATCAACACTCATGGTATTGATAACATTTGAAACACCTTCAACATCTTCAACAAGTTTTGTAACCAAATCAATCTCGGCACTGTTTTGCGCTTTTCCACTCACTGAAACCACACCATCTTTGGTGGTAACACTTGTACGGATTGCACTGGTAGAGCCGTGAAGAAGAAGGGTCATTTTTACTTGAGCTGTAATGGAGGCATCGTCTATTTTTTCTGCCATAGTTTCAGGTTTTATCAGTTTCATTTGATTATTAACACTTTTAACCCCTTCAACTTTTTTGGCGTATTCTGTTGTTAGATCTCTTCTAGCAGCGCTTGAGGCGATACCTTTGAGGGTCACAACACCATTTTGAACATAGACTTCTGTTTTACTGGCGCTGACTTG harbors:
- a CDS encoding phosphoglycerate dehydrogenase; translated protein: MKIAVLSPLFSRSSELVAELKAHFSDVRLNADNALKTPTDIIAFLEDVEGAIVGREVIDEAILAHTPSLKILSRYGVGLDNLDVEAMKKRGIALGWSGGTNANSVAEITLSFMLSLIRNLHISTTLLKQGIWKPNGGRELSGKTIGLFGFGHISKRVIELLAPFSCTILVYNRTHNEAEAKRYGITFASKEEILDKADIISIHLPLTPESHGMFSSKEFERMRRDAFIINTARGGIIDEEALKIALKTGQIAGAALEAFAKEPVEDKELIALPNLICTPHLGGNSKESILNMGYSSIAHLRDFFKG
- a CDS encoding lmo0937 family membrane protein, translating into MLYTIALLLIIMWALGLVTSYTMGGFIHLLLVIALIVVLARIIQGRRVL
- a CDS encoding BON domain-containing protein gives rise to the protein MQTSLVFHSQVSASKTEVYVQNGVVTLKGIASSAARRDLTTEYAKKVEGVKSVNNQMKLIKPETMAEKIDDASITAQVKMTLLLHGSTSAIRTSVTTKDGVVSVSGKAQNSAEIDLVTKLVEDVEGVSNVINTMSVDASLKN